A genome region from Manihot esculenta cultivar AM560-2 chromosome 5, M.esculenta_v8, whole genome shotgun sequence includes the following:
- the LOC110614827 gene encoding F-box protein SKIP17 isoform X2 gives MDTLFNSPTSMAKRPCPFSSSSTTTPSSSIPSRQPNMNHQVDNLLQTFLGLTDSPSLSIDLSFERLLDSFPSDADQSLLIDRALKLGSILLEAGKRSARKRSSRHNSLTWALPPDLTIKVFSLLDMQSLSYAAATCSMFHKCAMDPLCYTNIDLTTVVPKVNNAVVSTMIQRAGKALQSLKLGIVPGPTVSPGSCQPLVYTIRNSVDVSNFSWNDKKTRQGKESSILTRSCLNPLSGDGGAAGTLLRSLHLYNIERMDNTSLCVALSACPSLLDLEIVGLHVELRQTLVSVSTNCPLVERLFFESSKTGRDESLKSTTCVDLVNNCPNLISLALRGFKLHDCKVRILVKGFRKLKYLDFSTSYSITGNFLRNLGGSTGGNLLEVLILRDCMHLKEVEVARLLTEVLAGDFKSLRYLDVSNREGLASEGDWYHRCYSSSIIPIKQVLEARSDLCLLAEFPPEGRMRILLRAS, from the exons ATGGATACCCTCTTCAACAGCCCTACCTCCATGGCCAAGCGCCCTTgtcccttctcctcctcctccaccaccactcCCTCCTCTTCAATCCCTAGTAGGCAACCGAACATGAACCACCAAGTGGACAATCTCCTTCAAACATTTCTAGGCCTCACGGACTCACCTTCCCTCTCTATCGATCTCTCCTTCGAACGTCTCCTCGATTCCTTCCCTTCTGACGCCGACCAGTCCCTCTTAATCGATCGCGCACTCAAATTGGGCTCGATACTTCTGGAAGCTGGGAAACGCTCCGCCAGAAAACGGTCTTCCAGGCACAACTCGCTAACCTGGGCTCTACCTCCCGATCTCACAATCAAG GTATTTTCGTTGCTTGATATGCAAAGTTTATCCTATGCTGCAGCAACTTGTTCAATGTTCCATAAATGTGCCATGGATCCCTTGTGCTATACCAATATTGACTTGACAACAGTAGTCCCAAAAGTCAATAATGCAGTTGTCTCCACAATGATCCAACGTGCTGGAAAAGCTCTTCA GTCCCTTAAGCTGGGTATAGTCCCAGGTCCAACTGTGTCGCCTGGATCTTGTCAGCCATTAGTTTATACCATTAGGAATTCTGTAGATGTGTCTAACTTTTCATGGAATGACAAAAAGACCAGACAAGGGAAAGAATCATCTATTCTCACTAGATCCTGCCTAAACCCTCTGAGTGGGGATGGTGGTGCTGCAGG GACTCTTTTGAGAAGTTTGCACCTTTACAATATTGAGAGAATGGATAACACCTCCCTTTGTGTGGCATTGTCAGCCTGCCCTTCTCTCCTTGACCTTGAAATTGTTGGCCT GCATGTTGAGTTGAGGCAAACACTGGTGTCTGTGAGCACGAATTGTCCCTTGGTAGAGCGTTTGTTTTTTGAGTCTTCAAAAACAG GAAGAGATGAGAGTTTGAAATCGACCACCTGTGTGGATCTAGTGAATAATTGTCCAAACTTGATCTCATTGGCTCTTAGAGGCTTTAAGCTGCATGATTGTAAAGTTCGCATACTTGTGAAG GGATTCCGAAAACTGAAATATCTTGATTTTTCAACATCATACTCGATCACCGGAAATTTTTTGAG GAACCTCGGAGGTAGCACAGGTGGAAATCTTCTGGAGGTTCTAATTTTACGAGATTGCATGCATCTCAAAGAG GTTGAAGTTGCTCGTCTATTGACGGAAGTTCTTGCAGGCGATTTTAAGTCTCTTCGATATCTT GATGTGTCTAACAGGGAAGGTTTAGCTTCTGAAGGTGACTGGTATCATAGATGTTACAGTTCAAG TATCATACCTATAAAGCAGGTATTAGAAGCAAGATCTGATCTCTGTTTGCTAGCTGAATTTCCACCGGAGGGAAG GATGAGGATTTTGTTGAGAGCCAGCTGA
- the LOC110614827 gene encoding F-box protein At4g02733 isoform X1 codes for MDTLFNSPTSMAKRPCPFSSSSTTTPSSSIPSRQPNMNHQVDNLLQTFLGLTDSPSLSIDLSFERLLDSFPSDADQSLLIDRALKLGSILLEAGKRSARKRSSRHNSLTWALPPDLTIKVFSLLDMQSLSYAAATCSMFHKCAMDPLCYTNIDLTTVVPKVNNAVVSTMIQRAGKALQSLKLGIVPGPTVSPGSCQPLVYTIRNSVDVSNFSWNDKKTRQGKESSILTRSCLNPLSGDGGAAGTLLRSLHLYNIERMDNTSLCVALSACPSLLDLEIVGLHVELRQTLVSVSTNCPLVERLFFESSKTGRDESLKSTTCVDLVNNCPNLISLALRGFKLHDCKVRILVKGFRKLKYLDFSTSYSITGNFLRNLGGSTGGNLLEVLILRDCMHLKEVEVARLLTEVLAGDFKSLRYLDVSNREGLASEGDWYHRCYSSSIIPIKQVLEARSDLCLLAEFPPEGSFIDVEQMLDSDLNSEISLSSQLSSPTSDGSLFMITSESSYNSDQSGGNEESQDNHFEESSDEAYFLVV; via the exons ATGGATACCCTCTTCAACAGCCCTACCTCCATGGCCAAGCGCCCTTgtcccttctcctcctcctccaccaccactcCCTCCTCTTCAATCCCTAGTAGGCAACCGAACATGAACCACCAAGTGGACAATCTCCTTCAAACATTTCTAGGCCTCACGGACTCACCTTCCCTCTCTATCGATCTCTCCTTCGAACGTCTCCTCGATTCCTTCCCTTCTGACGCCGACCAGTCCCTCTTAATCGATCGCGCACTCAAATTGGGCTCGATACTTCTGGAAGCTGGGAAACGCTCCGCCAGAAAACGGTCTTCCAGGCACAACTCGCTAACCTGGGCTCTACCTCCCGATCTCACAATCAAG GTATTTTCGTTGCTTGATATGCAAAGTTTATCCTATGCTGCAGCAACTTGTTCAATGTTCCATAAATGTGCCATGGATCCCTTGTGCTATACCAATATTGACTTGACAACAGTAGTCCCAAAAGTCAATAATGCAGTTGTCTCCACAATGATCCAACGTGCTGGAAAAGCTCTTCA GTCCCTTAAGCTGGGTATAGTCCCAGGTCCAACTGTGTCGCCTGGATCTTGTCAGCCATTAGTTTATACCATTAGGAATTCTGTAGATGTGTCTAACTTTTCATGGAATGACAAAAAGACCAGACAAGGGAAAGAATCATCTATTCTCACTAGATCCTGCCTAAACCCTCTGAGTGGGGATGGTGGTGCTGCAGG GACTCTTTTGAGAAGTTTGCACCTTTACAATATTGAGAGAATGGATAACACCTCCCTTTGTGTGGCATTGTCAGCCTGCCCTTCTCTCCTTGACCTTGAAATTGTTGGCCT GCATGTTGAGTTGAGGCAAACACTGGTGTCTGTGAGCACGAATTGTCCCTTGGTAGAGCGTTTGTTTTTTGAGTCTTCAAAAACAG GAAGAGATGAGAGTTTGAAATCGACCACCTGTGTGGATCTAGTGAATAATTGTCCAAACTTGATCTCATTGGCTCTTAGAGGCTTTAAGCTGCATGATTGTAAAGTTCGCATACTTGTGAAG GGATTCCGAAAACTGAAATATCTTGATTTTTCAACATCATACTCGATCACCGGAAATTTTTTGAG GAACCTCGGAGGTAGCACAGGTGGAAATCTTCTGGAGGTTCTAATTTTACGAGATTGCATGCATCTCAAAGAG GTTGAAGTTGCTCGTCTATTGACGGAAGTTCTTGCAGGCGATTTTAAGTCTCTTCGATATCTT GATGTGTCTAACAGGGAAGGTTTAGCTTCTGAAGGTGACTGGTATCATAGATGTTACAGTTCAAG TATCATACCTATAAAGCAGGTATTAGAAGCAAGATCTGATCTCTGTTTGCTAGCTGAATTTCCACCGGAGGGAAG TTTTATCGATGTAGAACAAATGCTTGACAGCGACCTAAATAGTGAAATCAGCCTGTCATCACAACTGAGCAGTCCCACATCAGATGGTTCATTGTTCATGATTACATCAGAAAGCAGCTACAATAGTGATCAAAGTGGTGGCAATGAGGAGAGTCAAGACAACCATTTTGAGGAAAGTTCAGATGAGGCCTATTTTCTGGTTGTCTAG
- the LOC110614728 gene encoding uncharacterized protein LOC110614728, whose product MGTLSFLFPLSLCCPLTPSHSSSRTHRQNRTSWPHISSNTLKFAGIRGRTVVFGGNSSEPNETQFLDENGVVDDMDGYLNYLSLEYDSVWDTKPSWCQPWTITLTGVSAIACSWLILRSVVVTSIVLLLICFWWYIFLYSYPKAYSDMIAERRKRVTNGVEDTYGWRKIK is encoded by the exons ATGGGAACTCTATCTTTCTTGTTTCCTCTATCCCTCTGTTGTCCACTGACACCTAGCCATTCGTCTTCAAGAACCCATCGCCAGAATCGCACTTCATGGCCCCACATCTCCTCAAACACCCTCAAATTCGCCGGAATTCGAGGCAGAACTGTGGTTTTTGGAGGGAATTCAAGTGAACCAAATGAGACTCAGTTCTTGGATGAAAATGGTGTAGTCGATGACATGGATGGCTATCTCAACTACCTCTCTCTTGAATATGACTCTGTTTGGGACACCAAGCCATCATG GTGTCAACCATGGACAATAACACTTACTGGGGTATCAGCAATTGCCTGTAGTTGGCTGATTTTGCGCTCAGTTGTGGTAACAAGTATTGTACTCTTGTTAATATGCTTCTGGTGGTACATTTTTCTGTATTCTTATCCCAAG GCATATTCTGACATGATTGCTGAACGAAGAAAGAGGGTGACGAATGGTGTTGAAGATACATATGGCTGGAGGAAGATCAaatga
- the LOC110616292 gene encoding uncharacterized protein LOC110616292 has protein sequence MRDFPSCFGESGVQVADSSSSNSAKAAQNLVTCVYQCKLRGRSCLITVTWTKNLMGQGLSVAIDDSTNQCLCKVDIKPWLFSKRKGCRNLEVDSSKIDIYWDLSNAKFGSGPEPLEGFYLVVAFNQEMVLLLGDMKKEAYKKIDSASIHSNAIFIAKKEHIFGKKFYGAKAQFCDKGQLHNVSIECDTVDLKDPCLVIRIDSKMVMQVKRLKWKFRGNHTILVDGLPVEVFWDVHNWLFGNGMGNAVFMFQTCLSAEKLWNSQSVFDPSVLTCSYSQRFRDYQLQGLGFSLILYAWKNE, from the coding sequence ATGAGAGACTTCCCTTCTTGTTTTGGTGAAAGTGGAGTTCAAGTGGCTGATTCATCATCTTCAAACAGTGCAAAAGCTGCACAAAATTTGGTAACATGTGTCTATCAGTGTAAATTACGTGGTCGTTCTTGCTTAATTACCGTTACCTGGACTAAGAATCTCATGGGTCAAGGTCTTAGCGTCGCAATCGATGATTCAACTAATCAGTGTCTCTGTAAAGTTGATATAAAACCGTGGTTGTTTTCTAAAAGAAAAGGGTGCAGGAATTTAGAGGTAGATTCTAGTAAAATTGATATATATTGGGACTTATCTAATGCCAAATTTGGTTCTGGGCCAGAACCGTTGGAAGGATTTTATTTGGTTGTTGCGTTTAACCAAGAAATGGTGTTACTTCTTGGGGACATGAAGAAGGAAGCATACAAGAAAATTGACAGTGCTTCAATACATTCTAATGCCATTTTTATCGCTAAGAAAGAACACATTTTTGGTAAGAAGTTCTATGGTGCAAAAGCTCAGTTCTGTGATAAGGGGCAGCTGCACAATGTCTCAATCGAGTGTGACACCGTTGATCTTAAGGACCCATGTCTTGTGATCCGCATAGATAGTAAGATGGTAATGCAGGTCAAGAGACTGAAGTGGAAGTTCCGGGGCAACCACACCATTTTGGTAGATGGGCTCCCAGTTGAGGTGTTTTGGGATGTCCATAACTGGTTATTTGGTAATGGTATGGGCAATGCTGTTTTCATGTTCCAAACTTGTCTATCTGCAGAGAAATTATGGAACAGCCAATCTGTGTTTGATCCCTCTGTTTTGACTTGTTCTTACTCGCAGCGATTCAGAGACTACCAATTACAAGGTCTTGGTTTCTCACTTATATTGTATGCTTGGAAGAATGAATGA
- the LOC110615225 gene encoding NF-kappa-B-activating protein encodes MGRPASMIEIPDGRYRPERRTDRYTPESDTSADYHRYRDRRSPSYESYDERLRGTARGRYGSSSPEYSSPRRRSPSPRPMKNMETLPKKFGRGRPYLDRGGSRNLRNSESESDEELMGLSFEERRRLKRQKMRKNIARYCIWTLTPSPPRDENEEDLEGQADEISERYGEDEEKSDFSEKEKGKARDGKGVSESDSGKSLSSDSRSVSKSESESNDSRSRKKRGSGSKRRGRKTSVDSDSESDEDASESGSEAESDSEEDRRRRKKSRKSGSSRRRKSSKRSSRKGKSQRKRKSRYSDSDDIGCEGSDYESKKRIRISGSKRSKKKRSETESASSYPDKSSGSDIDAKGKLKADEMKIPEINTEPLIFKEKMESLKIPALDNEPTVGPMPLPRAEGHISYGGALRPGEGDAIAQYVQQGKRIPRRGEVGLSAEEIQKFEYLGYVMSGSRHQRMNAIRIRKENQVYSAEDKRALAMFNYEEKAKREHKVMADLQRLVQRHIGQDVGPTHDPFATKASDGADA; translated from the coding sequence ATGGGCAGACCAGCGTCGATGATTGAAATTCCCGATGGACGGTATCGTCCAGAACGCCGAACTGACCGTTATACGCCTGAATCCGACACCTCCGCTGATTACCACCGCTACCGCGACCGGCGAAGTCCCTCTTACGAAAGCTACGATGAGCGTCTACGAGGAACCGCTCGCGGACGCTACGGCTCAAGCTCGCCCGAGTATTCAAGCCCTCGTAGAAGAAGCCCAAGCCCTAGGCCGATGAAAAACATGGAAACTCTGCCGAAAAAGTTTGGAAGGGGGCGCCCCTACCTCGATCGCGGTGGCTCTCGTAATTTAAGGAACTCGGAATCGGAGTCCGATGAGGAATTGATGGGGCTGAGCTTTGAAGAACGGAGGAGGCTGAAGAGGCAGAAGATGAGGAAGAACATCGCTAGGTATTGTATTTGGACTCTTACCCCAAGTCCACCCAGGGATGAGAACGAAGAAGATTTGGAAGGCCAAGCAGATGAGATTTCGGAGAGGTATGGGGAAGACGAAGAGAAGAGTGACTTTAGcgagaaagaaaaaggaaaagcgcGTGATGGGAAGGGTGTTTCAGAGTCTGATTCTGGGAAATCTCTGAGCAGCGATTCCAGGAGCGTTTCTAAGTCTGAATCTGAATCAAATGATTCTCGGTCAAGGAAGAAGAGGGGTTCGGGTTCTAAGCGTAGGGGCAGGAAAACATCTGTGGATTCCGATAGTGAATCGGACGAGGATGCGAGTGAGAGTGGGAGTGAAGCTGAATCTGATTCTGAAGAGGATCGAAGACGCAGAAAGAAGTCACGGAAAAGCGGCAGCAGCAGGAGAAGGAAGAGCAGCAAGAGAAGTAGCAGAAAAGGGAAGAgtcagaggaagaggaagagtagGTATAGTGATTCTGATGACATTGGGTGTGAAGGATCCGATTATGAGTCTAAGAAACGGATACGCATTTCAGGTTCTAAACGTAGCAAGAAAAAGAGGTCTGAAACAGAGAGTGCAAGTTCATACCCTGATAAGAGTTCAGGTTCTGACATAGATGCAAAGGGGAAATTGAAGGCAGATGAGATGAAGATCCCTGAAATTAATACTGAGCCACTCATATTTAAAGAAAAGATGGAATCGCTGAAGATACCTGCCTTGGATAATGAACCTACGGTTGGGCCAATGCCCCTTCCCAGAGCTGAGGGGCATATAAGTTATGGTGGTGCATTAAGACCAGGTGAAGGTGATGCAATTGCACAATATGTGCAGCAAGGAAAGCGTATTCCTCGTAGAGGTGAAGTGGGTCTTTCTGCTGAAGAGATTCAAAAATTTGAGTATCTTGGGTATGTGATGAGTGGCAGTAGGCACCAGAGGATGAATGCTATTCGTATTAGGAAAGAAAATCAGGTCTACAGTGCTGAGGACAAGCGAGCTTTGGCTATGTTTAACTATGAAGAGAAGGCAAAACGTGAGCACAAGGTCATGGCTGATTTACAGAGATTGGTGCAGCGCCATATTGGGCAGGATGTTGGTCCTACTCATGATCCTTTTGCAACAAAAGCTTCTGATGGTGCTGATGCTTAG